In Candidatus Delongbacteria bacterium, one genomic interval encodes:
- a CDS encoding tRNA glutamyl-Q(34) synthetase GluQRS, protein MVGASGSIPDWNTLLASRPQGAVRGRLAPSPTGELHLGNAQSALGAWLSVRHRGGSLVLRIEDLDKDRVLPGGAQRCARDLEWLGLDWDEDDTLTGPCAPYQQTLRQDLYTSALIELSRRGRLFPCALSRQDLRQLASAPHAGEPGEPGGGDRRYPPHLRPDPLPAPGWFHGEFSGECNLRFLCEDRDDTWQDLLHGEQRDNAGRRCGDFVLRRRDGVFSYQLAAVVDDALMGITDVVRGSDLLDSCSRQLQLWEALGATPPVFAHLPLLRAGHGAKLSKRESDLELATLRRAGVRPGTVLGWLGWSLGLLPAPRPIGAHDLLDVFDWSRITTEDRVVPPDLTTALAGQ, encoded by the coding sequence ATGGTTGGTGCATCCGGCAGCATTCCCGACTGGAACACATTGCTGGCTTCCCGCCCGCAGGGCGCTGTCCGGGGCCGCCTGGCCCCCTCCCCCACGGGGGAACTGCATCTGGGCAATGCCCAGAGCGCCCTGGGGGCCTGGCTGTCGGTGCGACACCGGGGCGGAAGCCTGGTGCTGCGCATCGAAGATCTGGACAAGGATCGCGTTCTCCCGGGCGGTGCGCAGCGGTGCGCCCGGGACCTGGAATGGCTGGGCCTGGACTGGGACGAGGACGACACGCTGACCGGCCCCTGCGCACCTTATCAGCAGACACTCAGGCAGGACCTGTACACGAGTGCCTTGATTGAACTTTCGCGCCGCGGCCGGCTCTTTCCCTGTGCGCTGAGTCGCCAGGACCTGCGTCAGCTGGCCAGTGCGCCCCACGCCGGGGAACCCGGAGAGCCAGGTGGTGGCGACCGTCGCTATCCACCGCATTTGCGCCCGGATCCGCTGCCCGCTCCAGGATGGTTTCACGGGGAGTTCAGCGGGGAATGCAATCTGAGGTTCCTCTGCGAAGATCGTGACGACACCTGGCAGGATCTGCTCCATGGCGAGCAGCGGGACAACGCGGGCCGGCGCTGTGGCGACTTCGTGCTGCGCCGTCGCGACGGCGTCTTCTCCTACCAGCTGGCCGCGGTGGTGGATGACGCCCTGATGGGCATCACCGATGTGGTCCGCGGATCCGATCTGCTGGACAGTTGTTCGCGCCAACTGCAGTTGTGGGAAGCCCTGGGGGCGACACCGCCGGTCTTCGCCCATCTGCCCTTGCTGCGAGCCGGTCACGGGGCCAAACTGAGCAAGCGTGAGTCCGATCTGGAGCTTGCCACCCTGCGTCGTGCGGGAGTCCGGCCCGGCACCGTGCTGGGTTGGCTGGGCTGGAGCCTGGGATTGCTGCCGGCACCCCGGCCCATCGGCGCCCACGACCTGCTGGACGTCTTCGACTGGTCACGGATCACGACCGAAGACCGCGTCGTGCCTCCCGATCTGACCACGGCCCTGGCGGGACAATGA
- a CDS encoding S49 family peptidase: protein MKRFLLWMFSLLALLLLMIFVMGLVAVRQFKGGTQAAVGGNSLLVLRWDGTLPGHGVPLMERSTGRQLSLSTLIPAIERAAEDDRIKAIVVEGDASMSREHLFELAQALEHFRASGKPIHAHLAMASDAQYQLACLADRLSLSDASSSGLIFIGTAIHQTYRRELMDRLGVRMRVRHVGEAKGFGENWVLDSMSVAVRENMSLLVEDRQHLYAQWVGSARDINPEEFRALSEAPDRFLLTPSEALEAGLVDVLESHRQWEDYLKEQFGAYQLLEVGEWVASQPEPAVGDHVAVVWAEGEILPGRSNDTGAVRIHGETLARDLGRLAEDPQVKAVVLRVESPGGAVQPSEEVYLELQRLAGMKPLVVSMGSMAASGGYYISLPGAMIMASPWTVTGSIGVVAMLPDLEGSFKKLGLNEDGVFSTPLSRLVIGEPVPQGLLDAMGRSMEEIYRVFTGRVLQHRPLSPEDLPAWAGGRVWSGLRANSAGLVDSLGTLADAISAASGLAGGVDGIRHYPLQEDLLELLFSGRLRPRDLFPMLGQTQLPAEVLDLLAPLDTDPRSMIRSEWEWELLE, encoded by the coding sequence GTGAAACGTTTCCTGCTCTGGATGTTCAGCCTGCTGGCACTGCTGCTGCTGATGATCTTCGTGATGGGGCTGGTGGCCGTACGCCAGTTCAAGGGAGGCACACAGGCGGCCGTGGGTGGCAACAGCCTGCTGGTGCTGCGCTGGGATGGCACTCTGCCCGGGCACGGGGTGCCTCTGATGGAGCGTTCCACCGGACGCCAGTTGAGCCTCTCGACCCTGATTCCGGCCATCGAACGGGCCGCCGAGGATGACCGGATCAAGGCGATCGTGGTCGAAGGCGATGCGTCCATGTCGCGTGAACACCTGTTCGAGCTGGCCCAGGCCCTCGAGCACTTCAGGGCTTCGGGCAAGCCGATTCACGCCCACCTTGCCATGGCCAGCGACGCCCAGTATCAGCTGGCCTGTCTGGCCGACCGGCTCAGTCTGAGTGATGCCAGTTCCTCCGGGCTGATCTTCATTGGCACCGCCATTCATCAGACCTACCGCCGCGAACTGATGGACCGCCTGGGAGTCAGGATGCGCGTGCGCCATGTGGGCGAAGCCAAAGGCTTTGGCGAGAACTGGGTGCTCGATTCGATGTCCGTGGCCGTGCGCGAGAACATGTCCCTGCTGGTCGAAGACCGTCAGCATCTCTATGCCCAGTGGGTCGGGTCCGCGCGGGACATCAACCCGGAGGAGTTCCGGGCATTGAGCGAAGCTCCCGACCGTTTTCTGCTGACGCCTTCCGAGGCTCTTGAAGCCGGACTGGTGGATGTGCTGGAGAGCCATCGTCAGTGGGAGGACTACCTCAAGGAACAGTTCGGTGCCTACCAGCTGCTGGAAGTGGGCGAATGGGTGGCCAGTCAGCCCGAACCCGCGGTCGGCGATCACGTGGCCGTCGTCTGGGCCGAAGGCGAGATTCTGCCGGGCCGCTCGAACGATACGGGCGCCGTGCGCATCCATGGAGAAACCCTGGCACGGGATCTGGGCCGACTGGCCGAGGATCCCCAGGTCAAGGCGGTGGTTCTGCGCGTCGAAAGTCCTGGCGGTGCCGTCCAGCCCTCGGAAGAGGTCTATCTGGAACTGCAGCGGCTGGCCGGAATGAAACCGCTGGTGGTCAGCATGGGCAGCATGGCCGCATCCGGTGGGTACTACATCAGTCTTCCCGGAGCGATGATCATGGCCAGCCCCTGGACGGTCACCGGTTCCATCGGGGTGGTGGCGATGCTGCCCGACCTGGAAGGAAGCTTCAAGAAACTGGGGCTGAATGAAGATGGAGTCTTCAGCACGCCCCTGTCCCGGCTGGTGATCGGGGAGCCTGTGCCCCAGGGGCTGCTGGACGCGATGGGGCGGTCGATGGAAGAAATCTACCGGGTCTTCACAGGGCGAGTGCTGCAGCACCGGCCGCTGAGCCCCGAAGATCTGCCCGCCTGGGCAGGGGGCCGGGTCTGGAGCGGGCTTCGAGCCAATTCAGCCGGGCTGGTGGACAGTCTGGGAACCCTGGCCGACGCCATTTCCGCCGCCTCGGGCCTGGCGGGAGGCGTGGACGGGATCCGGCACTATCCGCTGCAGGAAGACCTGCTGGAACTGTTGTTCTCGGGACGGCTTCGCCCCCGCGACCTGTTTCCCATGCTGGGGCAGACTCAGCTTCCAGCCGAAGTACTGGACTTGCTTGCCCCCCTGGATACCGACCCCCGGAGCATGATCCGCAGCGAGTGGGAGTGGGAGTTGCTGGAGTAG
- a CDS encoding YgjV family protein, with protein sequence MPSLSLVSIPSLLGFCGVALNFLWPLLKDRRAMLLVQAVSGSCFTAHYALIGAQTGSLMNALAALQALAAIPLGLRPGFRMAYLLTLPLIATALLLSWQGWPSIFAALAMAGLSLGRYQVNVLAFRIILLATIPCWVAHNLLVGSLPGLFSDALVSTASIIGLWQHRRRRQNALVPVHVLPRPDLDHT encoded by the coding sequence ATGCCGTCCCTTTCCCTGGTTTCCATCCCGTCCCTGCTGGGATTCTGTGGTGTCGCTCTCAATTTCCTCTGGCCGCTGCTCAAGGACCGGCGGGCAATGCTGCTGGTGCAGGCCGTATCCGGCTCGTGTTTCACGGCGCACTACGCACTGATCGGAGCACAGACGGGCAGTCTGATGAACGCGCTGGCGGCGTTGCAGGCACTGGCGGCGATCCCGCTGGGGCTGCGCCCTGGATTCCGGATGGCATACCTCCTGACGCTGCCCCTGATCGCGACAGCACTGCTGCTGAGCTGGCAGGGCTGGCCGTCGATCTTCGCGGCACTGGCCATGGCCGGACTCAGCCTGGGACGCTATCAGGTGAACGTGCTGGCTTTCCGGATCATCCTGCTGGCCACCATTCCATGCTGGGTGGCGCACAATCTGCTGGTAGGATCACTGCCGGGCCTGTTCTCGGATGCTCTGGTGAGCACGGCCAGCATCATCGGACTCTGGCAACACCGGCGACGGCGGCAGAACGCACTTGTGCCCGTTCATGTTCTCCCGCGACCGGATCTGGACCACACATGA
- a CDS encoding lamin tail domain-containing protein, with the protein MHCSAKYFSLALVLSSVGLAGAQGVFFSEYIEGSSNNKAFEVYNGTGAPIDLEDYVIERLNGGSTTPTLRAFTGMLADGDVFVIANASADPAILAVADVTSDLTFYNGDDFLGLYEVSGTDTTLIDGIGERGVDPGTNWPVGTGATSEYTLVRMAGVTQGNTVWAGAGDTEWDVYPQNTFSYLGYHGLALPIISNIVLNPANPSPLDAVSVSADLSDNGSIVSAELAWGLTSGSLTNTIAMSLSAGSTWTTDSAIPAQLVNTDVFYTISATDDEANVSTTPEQSYTVLPLASLNPGDLVVSEILQNPNVVSDAVGEWFEVYNATDNAIDLLGLTFNDNGVNTFTVDVSVVVAPHDYAVLGLNGDTMLNGGVTLDYVYPGSYNLGNGADAIIILEGATEIDRVEYDGGTAWPDPTGASMYLLDLNSDNNVGANWSTSTTPFGAGDLGTPGGAAPSAPSILSVDRDILAPIDTDVVTVTADVVDDGTLVSVDLIYTIDGGADNVVAMSLPARAIYTGVIPAQADGSIVAYRVEATDDNAETTVSDVFGYTVEALGCADITVDLRTQDANEVPVNLNAVVQVCGIVTVGHEFGAAGPACVENSTGAMAIYGPTGSPFIGDATAIGDEVEVIGVLTQYNGLSEVNVTSINVISSGNPVTPTVILGDGMNEATEAMLVTMENVVFDTPGVQPITGSGLNFTAMVDGTFPILVRVDVDVVGVGNSFTFPAGPTSVTGIVGQFDTSAPYDGGYQLQVRNQGDVPIGAGNLPPAIAGLSNDPGYPDDTDIVLVTATITDSDGTVSGATLHYSLNAGADNTAVMSASGDVYSALIPVQSAGTVVAYYVTATDDMSDTSTSQTISYTVTAPLSCLPISDVAADDANGVALLVGSTVKVCGTVTAGTIFDASGPVYIEDGTGGAAIFSGDVVGMNLQPGDQIEATGVVSNYNGLTEISSNPMVVVTGSGPAPVGTLVPAASITTPAIVESLESTLVRIENVVFPTSGQVTIAGSGQNYTCTADGEVFTVRIDRDIAYEIAAVPDQFILPAGPVTLTAIVSQFDSSAPHDSGYQLLVRFQSDIAEALPAPALSVVRVAGDIQLSWDMVSGATSYNVYRSSTPYGGFTLLGNTASTSYTDSGAVVLGKRFYLVTAAN; encoded by the coding sequence ATGCACTGCAGCGCCAAGTATTTCAGTCTGGCACTGGTTCTGTCCAGCGTCGGTCTGGCCGGTGCCCAGGGTGTATTCTTCAGTGAGTACATCGAGGGTTCCAGCAACAACAAGGCTTTCGAGGTCTACAACGGCACCGGCGCCCCCATCGATCTCGAAGACTATGTCATCGAGCGCCTCAACGGCGGGTCGACCACTCCCACCCTGCGCGCCTTCACGGGAATGCTTGCGGACGGAGATGTCTTCGTGATCGCCAATGCCAGTGCCGATCCGGCGATTCTGGCTGTGGCCGACGTCACCAGCGACCTGACCTTCTACAACGGTGACGACTTCCTGGGCCTCTACGAGGTTTCCGGTACCGATACCACCCTGATCGACGGCATCGGTGAGCGCGGAGTCGACCCGGGCACCAACTGGCCCGTCGGAACGGGCGCCACTTCGGAGTATACACTGGTCCGCATGGCTGGCGTGACCCAGGGCAACACGGTCTGGGCCGGAGCCGGTGACACCGAATGGGATGTGTATCCCCAGAACACCTTCAGCTACCTCGGCTACCACGGACTGGCCCTGCCGATCATCAGCAACATCGTGCTGAACCCGGCCAACCCCTCCCCCCTGGATGCGGTTTCCGTGAGTGCCGACCTGAGTGACAACGGCAGCATCGTGTCCGCCGAACTGGCCTGGGGTCTGACTTCCGGCAGCCTGACCAACACCATCGCCATGAGCCTCTCCGCGGGCAGCACCTGGACGACCGACAGCGCCATCCCGGCCCAGCTGGTCAACACCGACGTGTTCTACACCATCTCGGCCACCGATGACGAGGCCAACGTTTCCACCACCCCCGAGCAGAGCTACACCGTGCTGCCGCTGGCATCGCTGAATCCCGGCGACCTGGTGGTGAGCGAGATCCTGCAGAATCCCAACGTCGTCTCGGATGCCGTCGGTGAGTGGTTCGAAGTGTACAACGCCACCGACAACGCCATTGACCTGCTTGGCCTGACCTTCAACGACAACGGCGTGAACACCTTCACGGTGGACGTGAGCGTCGTCGTGGCGCCCCACGACTACGCCGTGCTGGGCCTGAACGGCGACACCATGCTCAACGGTGGCGTGACTCTGGACTATGTGTATCCGGGCAGCTACAACCTGGGCAACGGTGCCGATGCCATCATCATCCTCGAGGGTGCCACCGAGATCGATCGCGTGGAGTACGATGGCGGTACCGCCTGGCCCGATCCCACGGGTGCGTCGATGTACCTGCTGGACCTGAACTCCGACAACAACGTGGGCGCCAACTGGAGCACCAGCACCACCCCCTTCGGCGCTGGCGACCTGGGCACCCCGGGCGGTGCCGCTCCTTCGGCCCCCAGCATCCTGAGCGTCGATCGTGACATCCTGGCCCCCATCGACACCGATGTGGTCACCGTGACGGCCGATGTGGTCGATGACGGCACCCTGGTCAGCGTGGACCTGATCTACACCATCGACGGCGGTGCCGACAATGTGGTGGCCATGTCCCTGCCCGCCCGCGCGATCTACACGGGCGTGATTCCCGCCCAGGCCGATGGCAGCATCGTGGCCTACCGCGTGGAAGCCACCGACGACAACGCCGAGACCACGGTCAGCGATGTCTTCGGTTACACGGTCGAAGCCCTTGGCTGCGCCGACATCACCGTCGATCTGCGCACCCAGGACGCCAATGAAGTTCCCGTGAACCTGAACGCCGTGGTCCAGGTCTGCGGTATCGTGACCGTGGGTCACGAGTTCGGCGCCGCCGGACCGGCCTGTGTCGAGAACTCCACCGGTGCCATGGCGATCTACGGCCCCACCGGTTCGCCCTTCATCGGCGACGCCACCGCCATCGGCGACGAAGTGGAAGTGATTGGTGTGCTGACCCAGTACAATGGCCTGAGCGAAGTCAACGTCACCTCGATCAATGTGATCTCTTCCGGCAACCCCGTGACCCCCACCGTGATCCTTGGCGACGGCATGAATGAGGCCACCGAGGCCATGCTGGTGACCATGGAGAACGTGGTCTTCGATACCCCGGGCGTGCAGCCGATCACCGGCAGCGGCCTGAACTTCACCGCCATGGTGGATGGAACCTTCCCGATTCTGGTGCGTGTGGACGTGGATGTGGTGGGCGTGGGCAACTCCTTCACCTTCCCCGCCGGCCCCACCAGCGTGACCGGTATCGTGGGCCAGTTCGACACCAGTGCCCCCTATGATGGTGGATACCAGCTCCAGGTCCGCAACCAGGGTGACGTGCCCATTGGTGCCGGCAACCTGCCCCCGGCCATCGCTGGCCTGAGCAACGATCCCGGCTATCCCGACGATACCGATATCGTGCTGGTGACCGCCACCATCACCGATTCGGACGGCACCGTCAGCGGCGCGACCCTGCATTACAGCCTGAATGCCGGCGCCGACAACACCGCCGTGATGAGTGCGTCCGGTGATGTCTATTCGGCCCTGATTCCCGTGCAGAGTGCGGGTACCGTGGTCGCCTACTACGTGACCGCCACCGACGACATGAGCGACACCAGCACCAGCCAGACCATCAGCTACACCGTGACCGCACCCCTGAGCTGCCTGCCGATTTCCGACGTGGCCGCCGATGATGCCAACGGCGTGGCGCTGCTGGTCGGCAGCACGGTCAAGGTCTGTGGCACGGTTACCGCCGGCACGATCTTCGACGCCAGCGGCCCCGTCTACATCGAAGATGGAACCGGCGGCGCCGCGATCTTCAGCGGCGACGTGGTGGGCATGAACCTGCAGCCCGGTGACCAGATCGAAGCCACCGGCGTGGTGAGCAACTACAATGGCCTGACCGAGATCAGCAGCAATCCCATGGTGGTCGTCACCGGATCCGGACCCGCTCCCGTGGGCACCCTGGTTCCCGCGGCCAGCATCACCACTCCCGCGATCGTCGAGAGTCTGGAGAGCACGCTGGTCCGCATCGAGAACGTGGTGTTCCCGACCAGCGGCCAGGTGACCATCGCCGGCAGTGGCCAGAACTACACCTGTACGGCTGACGGCGAAGTCTTCACCGTGCGCATCGACCGTGACATCGCCTACGAGATCGCCGCCGTGCCCGACCAGTTCATTCTGCCCGCCGGCCCCGTGACCCTGACCGCGATCGTCAGCCAGTTCGATTCCTCCGCCCCGCATGACAGTGGCTATCAGCTGCTGGTGCGCTTCCAGTCCGATATCGCCGAAGCCCTGCCCGCTCCCGCACTGAGCGTCGTGCGTGTCGCCGGCGACATCCAGCTCAGCTGGGACATGGTCAGTGGAGCCACCAGCTACAATGTCTATCGCAGCAGCACCCCCTACGGTGGCTTCACGCTGCTTGGCAACACCGCCAGCACCAGCTACACCGACTCGGGTGCCGTGGTTCTTGGCAAGCGCTTCTATCTGGTGACTGCCGCCAACTAG
- a CDS encoding VCBS repeat-containing protein, producing MNHCQKFLTVLQQRSSAFLTWSMLAMICLHAGSAMAIDCNQNGQDDDLDLLAGTSQDCNGNSIPDECEAPVLQRLLGEVPFLSTALPADVDDDGDPDLIVTSLIGLYWQENVHVDSLMVTHILSNDNSPARSLRAADMNHDGHTDILADLGSSIRIFRGNGTHPPQFSVQSVPSSLGAIDVLTVADLDQDGDLDMVAADSNDDVLCLFLQDSGVYTEQIVPGIGVGITSIAAGHFNDDQYQDLVLALYEDDTILALLGTGQPETPYVQLALSQSVGGPLDLKLVDLDQDQNLDVVVAAFGDEEIVLLRNPGGTLPVMQRQTLDSGAAGVWSVDVADMDGDGDMDLLSAHKLSHSIWMYSSSGGSQPVFLPQVIAEGILFAEEVYHGDTNSDGLLDIVVPSRSQHEVFGFSNFVIDCNNNGVADWCDITDGTSLDCNGNGRPDECEIDCNGNGQPDMCDILAGTSLDLNSNGQPDECEKPEPPQLQLSLLPSGDILLQWEPVLIANRYRILMTSTSDTVQIFGETSGTSFQIGPPYTEPGFKFSLQVVAISEQP from the coding sequence ATGAATCACTGCCAGAAATTCCTGACAGTCCTTCAGCAACGTTCATCCGCCTTCCTGACCTGGTCAATGCTCGCGATGATCTGCCTGCATGCTGGCAGCGCCATGGCCATCGATTGCAACCAGAACGGCCAGGACGATGATCTGGACCTACTGGCCGGCACAAGCCAGGATTGCAACGGCAACAGCATTCCCGATGAGTGCGAGGCCCCTGTACTGCAGCGCCTGCTCGGGGAAGTTCCCTTTCTCAGTACGGCGCTCCCTGCCGACGTGGATGACGACGGCGATCCGGACCTGATCGTGACCAGCCTGATCGGGCTCTACTGGCAGGAAAACGTGCATGTGGACAGCCTGATGGTGACCCACATTCTCAGCAATGACAATTCTCCCGCCCGCAGCCTGCGGGCCGCGGACATGAACCACGACGGTCATACGGACATCCTGGCCGATCTGGGGTCAAGCATCCGGATCTTTCGCGGCAATGGCACCCACCCCCCGCAGTTCTCGGTGCAGTCCGTGCCCAGCAGTCTTGGAGCCATTGATGTGCTGACCGTGGCCGATCTGGACCAGGACGGTGATCTGGACATGGTGGCCGCCGACAGCAATGATGATGTGCTCTGCCTGTTCCTTCAGGATTCAGGTGTCTACACCGAACAGATCGTGCCCGGAATCGGAGTGGGCATCACCTCGATCGCGGCGGGCCACTTCAACGATGACCAGTACCAGGATCTGGTCCTGGCACTCTATGAGGACGACACGATCCTTGCACTGCTTGGAACGGGCCAGCCTGAAACTCCCTATGTCCAGCTGGCTCTCAGCCAGAGTGTGGGTGGGCCGCTGGATCTGAAACTGGTCGATCTGGACCAGGACCAGAATCTGGACGTGGTGGTGGCCGCCTTCGGTGATGAAGAAATCGTGCTGCTCAGAAACCCCGGTGGAACGCTGCCCGTGATGCAGCGCCAGACCCTCGACAGTGGTGCGGCCGGCGTCTGGTCCGTGGACGTGGCGGACATGGATGGGGACGGTGACATGGACCTGCTGTCCGCGCACAAGCTGTCGCATTCGATCTGGATGTACTCCAGCAGTGGAGGAAGTCAGCCCGTGTTCCTGCCCCAGGTGATCGCCGAAGGCATTCTCTTCGCCGAGGAAGTCTACCACGGCGACACCAACAGCGATGGCCTGCTCGATATCGTCGTGCCGTCAAGATCCCAGCACGAGGTCTTCGGCTTCAGCAACTTCGTGATCGACTGCAACAACAATGGCGTTGCCGACTGGTGTGACATCACCGACGGAACAAGCCTGGACTGCAACGGCAACGGGCGCCCGGACGAATGCGAAATCGACTGCAACGGCAACGGCCAGCCGGACATGTGTGACATCCTGGCTGGCACCTCGCTGGACCTCAACTCCAATGGCCAACCCGATGAATGCGAGAAACCCGAGCCCCCCCAACTGCAGCTCAGTCTGCTTCCCAGTGGCGATATCCTGCTGCAGTGGGAACCGGTCCTCATCGCCAATCGCTATCGGATTCTGATGACCTCCACCAGTGACACGGTTCAGATCTTCGGAGAAACATCGGGGACATCCTTCCAGATCGGCCCTCCGTATACTGAACCTGGCTTCAAGTTCAGCCTGCAGGTGGTGGCCATCAGCGAACAGCCCTGA
- a CDS encoding MOSC domain-containing protein, whose amino-acid sequence MGSSNLTLVEMNVYPVKGIAGHRPQQIRAEYSGLALDRHWLATDSDGMALTQRDTPGLARIRALPTSRGLQLTAPGNPELMLAYDMPAGESLDVKVWDDRIRAPRESADTEAWFSTVLGRDCRVVRMAGEARRVTAVDHWPEAQPFGFADGYPYLLMSQASLDELSARVGFRLERERFRANLWVNGETPWAEDHWGRIRIGECVFQRVKPCARCKVTTLDPRTLEPGPEPLRALAGYRRGADGGVLAGQNLICLVPGELRIGDSVIPEA is encoded by the coding sequence ATGGGCAGCTCCAACCTGACCCTGGTGGAAATGAATGTCTACCCGGTCAAGGGAATCGCCGGCCATCGGCCCCAGCAGATCCGGGCAGAGTACAGCGGCCTGGCTCTGGATCGCCACTGGCTGGCCACCGACTCCGACGGCATGGCTCTGACACAGCGCGACACTCCCGGACTGGCCAGGATCCGGGCCCTGCCCACTTCCCGGGGACTGCAGCTGACCGCTCCCGGGAATCCAGAACTGATGTTGGCGTACGACATGCCAGCCGGAGAGAGTCTGGATGTGAAGGTCTGGGACGACAGGATCCGTGCCCCACGCGAGAGCGCGGACACCGAGGCCTGGTTCTCGACCGTGCTGGGCAGAGACTGTCGCGTGGTGCGCATGGCCGGTGAGGCACGACGTGTCACGGCTGTCGATCACTGGCCCGAGGCTCAGCCTTTCGGCTTCGCCGACGGCTACCCCTACCTATTGATGTCACAGGCATCCCTGGATGAACTGTCCGCACGTGTGGGATTTCGGCTCGAGCGCGAACGCTTCCGGGCCAACCTCTGGGTCAACGGGGAGACACCCTGGGCCGAAGACCACTGGGGTCGCATCCGGATTGGCGAGTGCGTGTTCCAACGGGTCAAACCCTGTGCGCGCTGCAAGGTCACGACTCTGGACCCACGCACGCTGGAACCGGGGCCGGAACCATTGCGCGCCCTGGCCGGATATCGTCGGGGCGCCGACGGGGGCGTGCTGGCCGGGCAGAACCTGATCTGTCTGGTCCCGGGCGAGTTGCGGATCGGGGATTCCGTGATTCCGGAAGCCTGA
- a CDS encoding polysaccharide deacetylase family protein encodes MLFATSGAEEIPSDLRTGLPNVGDPIATEAVPVFCWHGISGGTLPSSTRVSRARFAAQLQGLADAQAQPLTLEDYDRQRGLRPVGSRQCLLVFDDGYESVLHHAFPLLAERGWTATVFPVLDFIGQRARWDPAAWLHAPRHLDRRQLNTLLDAGWQLGLHGRSHRPLDRCGLEVLDAELVSARADLELEFGLLIRVISWPWGLSDRRARRLAEAAGLHLGLGRAGSADPMDRPRRMIYGSHGPRAMARMLAGAEEDFRQRLAALGAGLSAELARRSSDGNRSTAQNSMQAIGSESLDR; translated from the coding sequence ATGTTGTTCGCGACTTCCGGAGCAGAGGAGATTCCCTCCGACCTGCGGACCGGCCTTCCGAATGTCGGCGATCCGATTGCCACCGAAGCGGTGCCCGTTTTCTGCTGGCATGGCATCTCGGGGGGAACCCTCCCTTCGTCCACGCGTGTCTCGCGCGCGCGGTTCGCCGCCCAGCTGCAGGGTCTGGCCGACGCGCAAGCCCAGCCCCTGACTCTGGAAGACTACGATCGGCAGCGCGGCCTGCGCCCGGTTGGTTCCCGCCAATGCCTGCTGGTTTTCGACGACGGCTATGAGAGCGTGTTGCATCACGCCTTTCCATTGTTGGCCGAGCGGGGCTGGACCGCCACGGTGTTTCCCGTGCTGGACTTTATCGGGCAGCGCGCCCGCTGGGATCCCGCCGCCTGGCTGCATGCTCCCCGCCATCTGGATCGCCGGCAGCTGAACACCCTGCTCGACGCGGGCTGGCAGCTGGGCCTGCACGGACGCAGCCATCGGCCCCTGGATCGCTGCGGCCTGGAGGTGCTGGACGCGGAGCTGGTGAGCGCGCGGGCGGATCTGGAACTGGAATTCGGTCTGCTGATCCGGGTGATCTCCTGGCCCTGGGGACTCAGCGACCGCCGGGCCCGGCGCCTTGCCGAAGCCGCCGGCCTGCATCTGGGGTTGGGGCGCGCCGGCAGTGCCGATCCGATGGATCGGCCGCGCCGGATGATCTACGGCAGCCATGGGCCGCGAGCGATGGCCCGCATGCTGGCAGGCGCCGAGGAGGATTTTCGCCAGCGGTTGGCGGCCCTGGGTGCGGGGCTCTCCGCCGAACTGGCGCGTCGCAGCAGTGACGGGAACCGATCGACGGCACAGAATTCAATGCAGGCAATTGGAAGTGAATCGCTGGATCGTTAA
- a CDS encoding MerR family transcriptional regulator, whose protein sequence is MAGPELRKLYHSIGEVCRLTGLEAHVLRFWENEFPQLVPHKTEGGTRKYRHEDIELIREIGRLVHDEKYTLEGARRQLRKRDSLRSLDREALLAELRELLNMIDQSGRGAVR, encoded by the coding sequence GTGGCCGGTCCGGAGCTCAGGAAGCTCTATCACTCAATCGGCGAAGTCTGCCGCCTGACCGGTCTGGAAGCTCACGTACTGCGGTTCTGGGAGAACGAGTTTCCCCAGTTGGTGCCCCACAAGACGGAAGGTGGCACGCGCAAGTACCGTCACGAGGACATCGAGCTGATCCGGGAAATCGGTCGCTTGGTGCACGACGAGAAGTACACCCTGGAAGGGGCTCGTCGACAGCTTCGCAAACGCGACAGCCTGCGTTCTCTCGATCGCGAGGCGCTGTTGGCGGAGCTCAGGGAATTGCTGAACATGATCGATCAATCGGGGCGTGGCGCAGTCCGGTAG